GATGTAGCCCTTCAAGAGGCGCTGATGGCGGTCGCGGCGGCCGCCGAAGTCGACCATGCTGTCGTTGAAGTGGATCACCTTGATCAGAGGAAGCGCCCCCGTGGCGCGCAGCTCCGCCTCGAAGGCGGCCACCGAGCGCTCGTCGCGCCAGTCCACCACGCCCGCCGCGAAGGCGTGGCAGGTATCCAGGCAGAGCCCCAGTCGCTCCGGCTGGCGTACCGCCTCGACGATCTCCATCCACTCCGCCGGCGTCCGCCCCATCTCGGAGCCCTGCCCGGCCGTGTTCTCCAGGCAGAGCAGGGTGGAGCCCCGATAGCCGGCCAGGATCTCGTCCAGCGTCTCCACCATGCGGCGCTTGCCCTCCTCCTCGCCCCCGCCCACGTGCTTGCCGAAGTGGACGACCAGCCAGGGGGTGCCCAGCGCCTCCGTCAGCTCCAGGTCGTTGATCACCGAGGCTACCGTGGTCTCGTGCAGCTTGGGGTCGTAGGTGGCCAGGTTGGTGACGTAGGGCGAGTGGGCCACCGTCCAGACGTCGGCCTCCCGGGCCGCCTGGGCGCCGCGCGCCCCCGCCGCCCGGTCGACCGCCTTCAGCTGATAGCTTCGCGGATTCTTTGGAAAGTACTGAAAGAAATTGCCATTAAGCTCCAGGGCGGCCTCCA
This DNA window, taken from Bacillota bacterium, encodes the following:
- a CDS encoding deoxyribonuclease IV; this translates as MRVGCHLSTARGFEKAVEAALELNGNFFQYFPKNPRSYQLKAVDRAAGARGAQAAREADVWTVAHSPYVTNLATYDPKLHETTVASVINDLELTEALGTPWLVVHFGKHVGGGEEEGKRRMVETLDEILAGYRGSTLLCLENTAGQGSEMGRTPAEWMEIVEAVRQPERLGLCLDTCHAFAAGVVDWRDERSVAAFEAELRATGALPLIKVIHFNDSMVDFGGRRDRHQRLLKGYIGEEGLRRAATLPAFREIPLCLETPVDEEREYGPEIALLRRWKEAAGEAEAAGA